GCTGCAGCTCTTCTCCGGTGAAAGGCCAAGCACTGGGAGCCACCTCTGGAGTGTTTCAACCTTTGGCAATTGTTTTTCTCTTGGGAAAATGCCCTGGCTCGCCTTTAATCGCCTTTAACAAGAGAGATGACTCTGAAGGGCCTCATCTGTTGCAATAGCTCAATTCCAGACTCAGTTTCttctgacagctcttccagatgCAGGTTGTTATGAGTACAGGGCGCTGCTGCAGGGAGGGAGTATTCCTAAGCAGACTGCCGGCAGGTAAACTCTGGGCTTGCAGAACGCTAGTGCTTCAGGAAGCTTGAAAATCCAACTAGTCTCATGTTTATGAgatattttgctcttttttttcctatgtgccaTGATTTTCATAAAAACTCTACATAATGAAAGCTGCTTTGGGTCTCTTAGGCAATGTCACTTGAATCGCTAGGTGAAGACATGAGACCAAATCATTAACTTCATGGAAACCAGAACATTTAGGGCCATGGACTCTTAATTTCCTGGAGCATGGTTATTGTGAGTAACTGGTAATGTTATGCTGTGCCTCGTTCCTGTCTAACCTGTAATTCATGGCGCAAGATTGTAAGGACAAGAGAcaatgtttttggtttggttttgtttttgtcatttttgtttttttccattgatCTATGATAATTGAAACAGGACATGGGATGAAGAAATGGGAGATCCAAGCAAAttatttgaaacaattttttCACAAAGTTCAGGTGATAGTATCAAATTTTTGAAAAGCACTGCAATGTTAGAAGGCAggcaattttaaaatgtggttttatttctgaaaacatcGATAAAAGCTcctcttcaaaataaaagttttttgaATGTTTATCTAGTTACCTTAATTGACTGGACTAGAGCACCATTTAGGGGAGAGTTTGAGCTTCCATCCATGGCAGACAAACATCTTCTCCCAGGACTTCACATCACAGGCAAGCATTAAGCAAGTGGCTATAGGTAACATCTGGATGGTATGGTGCAAAGTGTCCCTGCTGGGGACCGTTTGTGTCCAGATCAACTTGGCTCTTTTCTAATCCTTGCGTGTCATGCTTTCTAAACAGGTATGTGAGGTCACGGCTGATGGAGAACAATGAGAGCTCTGAGGACTTTATCCTCCTGGGCTTCTCCGACCGGCCCAGGCTGGAGATGGTCCTCTTTGCTGTCAACATGGTCTTTTACTTCCTGGCTGTCACAGGCAACTCAACCATCATCTTCCTTTCCCTGGTGGACCTTCGGCTGCACACacccatgtatttcttcctcgGCAACCTGTCCCTTCTCGACCTCTGCTATACAACAAGTAGCATTCCCCAGCTGCAGGTTAACCTCTGGGGCCCTCGGAAGACCATCAGCTTCGTAGGGTGTGTCATTCAGCTCTTTGCTTTCCTGTCTGTGGGGGGCATTGAGTGCATTCTCCTGTCGGTGATGGCCTACGACCGCTTCGTGGCTGTCTGCAAGCCTCTGCACTACCTGACCATCATGCACCCGCAGCTATGCCTGAAGCTGGCGGCCTTTGCCTGGCTCAGTGGGATTGCCAATTCCATACTGATGTCCCCATTGACCATGTCTCTGGGGCGATGCGGGCATCGCCGTATCAACCACTTTGTGTGTGAGATGCCAGCCATCATCCGAATCTCCTGTGTGGACACAAGCCGGGTCGAAGGCCTAGCGTTCTTCCTGGCCATCCCCATTGTCCTCGTGCCCCTCACCATGATCCTGGTCTCCTACGGCTACATTGCCGCTGCCGTGTTGCGAATCAAGTCTGCAGCTGGTCGGCGCAAGGCCTTCAACACCTGCTCCTCACACATGGTGGTGGTGTCTCTCTTCTACAGTACCATTATCTACATGTACATGCAGCCTGGGAACGTGGCAAGTCAGGACCAGGGCAAGTTTCTCACCCTGTTCTACTGCCTGGTGACGCCCACACTGAACCCTTTCATCTACTCGctcagaaacaaagacatgaaggcGGCCATGTTGAAGGTCCTTGGGAAAGATAGAAGCCTGCTGGACACTGGAGGGCACTGATGGGACCTGGGGCTCACCGCAGCTGTTCATCTGTTTCAGAACCATAGTGAGTGACAACAGCAATAAGCTGACAGTGGTGAAGATGTGGGGTCTTGCAGCCCAGTGGTCCTAaatcagttatatatatatatatatatatatatatatatatatatatatatatatatatatatatatatattactgccTTCAGTGAATAGAGCCTTCGTGTCACCGAGGGGGGATATGGCTACTTGCATAAGACAACAAACTGACAGAAAGAGGCACCGGCTTGCTTTCTGCACGCAGCGGGGATAACGACTGATTTGCAGCTAACCCGTGGTGCTGTGATGCTAAGAGCAGTTAGATACAAGGGCAGGAGACACCGCAGGGCAGAATGTGTGCGCACAGGTGCTGTGTATTGGCAAGGGAATGACAGAACCTTTGCTCGTCTCACTTTTCCAGCTCTATTGCTCCACCCTGTGGAAACTACATAGCACTCCCCCAGGCTCTCACCAGCCAACCCTCCCCGCTGCGCGGCGCATACAACTTAACCCGTTTGACTAAAAGC
This Peromyscus leucopus breed LL Stock chromosome 8b, UCI_PerLeu_2.1, whole genome shotgun sequence DNA region includes the following protein-coding sequences:
- the LOC114682555 gene encoding LOW QUALITY PROTEIN: putative olfactory receptor 2W6 (The sequence of the model RefSeq protein was modified relative to this genomic sequence to represent the inferred CDS: deleted 1 base in 1 codon), which codes for MENNESSEDFILLGFSDRPRLEMVLFAVNMVFYFLAVTGNSTIIFLSLVDLRLHTPMYFFLGNLSLLDLCYTTSSIPQLQVNLWGPRKTISFVGCVIQLFAFLSVGGIECILLSVMAYDRFVAVCKPLHYLTIMHPQLCLKLAAFAWLSGIANSILMSPLTMSLGRCGHRRINHFVCEMPAIIRISCVDTSRVEGLAFFLAIPIVLVPLTMILVSYGYIAAAVLRIKSAAGRRKAFNTCSSHMVVVSLFYSTIIYMYMQPGNVASQDQGKFLTLFYCLVTPTLNPFIYSLRNKDMKAAMLKVLGKDRSLLDTEGTDGTWGSPQLFICFRTIVSDNSNKLTVVKMWGLAAQWS